One Actinomycetota bacterium genomic region harbors:
- a CDS encoding amidohydrolase family protein — MNAWNGDAPGELPGIREVIRDRWSGGRTGAQEEGMEWIDPHVHILPPRRMAGLVRWVRKFTPGFPVSEGITPEEIVSSLRESGIRLFFNLVFPLWEEETEDLNRFNRDLCAEIPEAVPFGSLHIKTPDKEGETRRCIEEYGFLGMKLHPYAQRFPAFGEEMRPMFKVLDEHRRPFLVHTGFDAFYGMYMDLERMEATLREYPGMQLVAVHALFPRFRLAHRLLSEYENFWLDMTNTISCMRIYEDLKAKRNPLTPVAESLEVEEVDENYLWFRRLFEDFSSRILYGTDFPVGFGYHPALWEDLRYFGFGEEIERDLLGGAVRNLLERCGFGHLLPPREKSRKESR, encoded by the coding sequence ATGAACGCGTGGAACGGGGACGCACCGGGGGAGCTTCCGGGGATCCGCGAGGTCATCCGTGACCGCTGGTCGGGCGGGAGGACGGGAGCCCAGGAGGAGGGGATGGAGTGGATTGACCCCCACGTGCACATCCTCCCTCCCCGGCGCATGGCGGGCCTGGTGCGCTGGGTGAGGAAGTTCACCCCCGGGTTCCCGGTGAGCGAGGGGATCACCCCGGAGGAGATCGTGTCCTCCCTGAGGGAATCGGGCATTCGGCTCTTTTTCAACCTGGTCTTTCCCCTCTGGGAGGAGGAGACGGAGGACCTCAACCGCTTCAACCGGGACCTTTGCGCGGAGATCCCGGAGGCGGTGCCCTTCGGCTCCCTGCACATCAAAACCCCGGACAAGGAGGGGGAAACCCGGCGTTGTATCGAGGAGTACGGTTTCCTGGGGATGAAGCTGCACCCCTACGCGCAGCGCTTTCCGGCCTTCGGCGAGGAGATGCGCCCCATGTTCAAGGTCCTCGACGAGCACCGTCGCCCCTTCCTAGTGCACACCGGGTTCGACGCCTTCTACGGCATGTACATGGACCTGGAGCGGATGGAGGCCACGCTGCGCGAGTATCCCGGCATGCAATTGGTGGCGGTGCACGCCCTCTTCCCCCGCTTCCGCCTGGCCCACCGCCTGCTGAGCGAATACGAGAACTTCTGGCTGGACATGACCAACACCATATCCTGCATGCGCATCTACGAGGACCTCAAGGCGAAGAGGAACCCCCTTACCCCCGTGGCCGAGAGCCTGGAGGTGGAGGAGGTGGACGAGAACTACCTCTGGTTCCGGCGCCTCTTCGAGGATTTCTCTTCCCGCATCCTCTACGGGACCGACTTCCCGGTGGGTTTCGGGTACCATCCCGCCCTCTGGGAGGACCTGCGCTACTTCGGGTTCGGGGAGGAGATTGAGAGGGACCTTCTGGGCGGGGCGGTGCGGAACCTCCTGGAACGCTGCGGCTTCGGTCACCTCCTCCCACCCCGGGAAAAAAGCCGGAAAGAAAGCCGGTGA
- a CDS encoding creatininase family protein, translating into MAERLHFMDLTGPEIDSLDREWTVFVMALSPLEVHGPHLPLGTDVWVAEEVRDRALARLEERNPRLRFVLLPSFCLGSDTIPGSVEVDSRAVNLLLRGIAGFLARRGFRYLLVVDNHGGPRHQIATAKAVRRLYQERGFHIVAPFLSFYRRMVELDPGLLSRLGAGPGACGDAQDCHAGLNETSLMLRAHPEKVRPSWKELGRISINPRRWPGILLGSAGKVLRRLGREELGRDLSYVGLMLCWVTEKRPSNYIGEPRAASPEAGERMLDAFADEVAERLEAALRGEPPYHTPLGWSLRFLEPSR; encoded by the coding sequence ATGGCTGAGCGGCTGCATTTCATGGACCTCACGGGGCCGGAGATCGATTCCCTGGACCGCGAGTGGACGGTCTTCGTCATGGCCCTCAGCCCCCTCGAGGTGCACGGACCCCACCTTCCCCTGGGCACCGACGTGTGGGTGGCGGAGGAGGTGCGGGACCGCGCGCTGGCGCGGCTGGAGGAGAGGAACCCGCGGCTCCGCTTCGTGCTCCTGCCCTCCTTCTGCCTGGGAAGCGACACCATCCCCGGGTCGGTGGAGGTGGACAGCCGGGCGGTCAACCTCCTCCTGCGGGGCATCGCCGGCTTCCTGGCCCGACGCGGCTTCCGCTACCTCCTGGTGGTGGACAACCACGGCGGGCCGCGGCACCAGATAGCCACGGCCAAGGCGGTGCGCAGGCTGTACCAAGAGCGGGGCTTTCACATCGTGGCGCCCTTCCTCTCCTTCTACCGGCGCATGGTGGAACTGGATCCGGGGCTCCTTTCCCGCCTGGGAGCCGGGCCGGGGGCCTGCGGCGACGCCCAGGATTGCCACGCCGGTCTTAACGAGACCTCGCTCATGCTCCGGGCCCACCCGGAGAAGGTGAGGCCCTCCTGGAAGGAACTGGGAAGAATTTCCATTAACCCGAGGCGATGGCCCGGCATCCTTTTGGGCTCGGCCGGAAAGGTGCTGCGACGCCTGGGCCGCGAGGAGCTAGGAAGGGATCTCTCCTACGTGGGCCTGATGCTCTGCTGGGTCACCGAGAAGCGCCCTTCCAATTACATAGGCGAGCCCCGCGCCGCCTCTCCCGAGGCGGGGGAGCGCATGCTGGACGCCTTCGCTGACGAGGTGGCGGAGCGCCTGGAGGCCGCCCTGCGGGGCGAACCTCCCTACCACACCCCCCTGGGGTGGAGCCTGCGCTTCCTGGAGCCCAGCCGCTGA
- a CDS encoding CoA-binding protein, which yields MVRLEFDFAEIDAIINARSLAIVGASGKPFKFGSLFTASQLSFGFNGPVYLVNPGEKEIMGHPCYPDLASLPEVPELVYIAIPAYRSLDILRECARLGVKGVVLLAAGFREMGEQGAELEREAVSIARGGGFRIIGPNCFGIYNPRNRLTLLPGHDFSDVPGEVAFISQSGGFSAHVVRLAGDLGIHFSAVVSYGNGADLSEVDLLRYFTLDPATQIISGYLEGTSDGRRFFEALKEAASHKDVVMWKVGKSESSRRAAASHTGSLAGSSALWEGLFRQCGVIEVSGVDELCDVLLALKHLGRRPGRKMLISGGGGGLGAYAGDLAEAEGLEVPLLHADTERRLREILVYPGSSVGNPLDIGTPLTHLPVFEAAMREAALNPTTDVLVFDLALNFAHGLFGDTGLEEAAEILVRVRRETGKPVILVLYSRALGPRDMALEELSRRLRDRLLSRGVLVYPSTARAMRALSLVND from the coding sequence GTGGTAAGGTTGGAATTCGACTTCGCGGAAATAGACGCCATCATCAACGCCCGCTCCCTGGCCATCGTGGGAGCCTCGGGGAAGCCCTTTAAGTTCGGATCCCTCTTCACCGCTTCCCAACTGTCCTTCGGTTTTAACGGGCCCGTGTACCTGGTCAATCCCGGGGAAAAGGAGATCATGGGCCATCCCTGCTATCCCGACCTGGCCTCCCTCCCCGAGGTGCCCGAGCTGGTATACATCGCCATCCCCGCCTACCGCTCCCTGGACATCCTGCGGGAATGCGCCCGCCTGGGTGTCAAGGGAGTGGTCCTTTTGGCCGCCGGCTTCCGGGAGATGGGGGAACAGGGAGCCGAGCTGGAGAGGGAGGCGGTCTCCATCGCCCGTGGCGGCGGTTTCCGCATCATCGGGCCCAACTGCTTCGGCATCTACAACCCCCGCAACCGCCTCACCCTTCTGCCCGGGCACGATTTCAGCGACGTCCCGGGGGAGGTGGCCTTCATCTCCCAGAGCGGTGGTTTCTCCGCCCACGTGGTGCGCCTGGCCGGGGACCTGGGTATCCACTTCAGCGCCGTGGTGAGCTACGGGAACGGCGCCGACTTGAGCGAGGTGGACCTACTGCGCTACTTCACACTGGACCCGGCCACGCAGATCATCTCCGGTTACCTGGAAGGGACCTCCGACGGCCGACGGTTCTTCGAGGCCCTCAAGGAGGCGGCCTCCCACAAGGACGTGGTCATGTGGAAGGTGGGGAAGTCGGAATCCTCCCGGCGGGCCGCCGCCTCTCACACCGGCTCCCTGGCGGGTTCCTCCGCCCTCTGGGAAGGGCTCTTCAGGCAGTGCGGGGTCATCGAGGTCTCCGGGGTCGACGAGTTATGCGACGTGCTCCTGGCCCTGAAGCACCTGGGGCGAAGGCCGGGAAGGAAGATGCTCATCTCCGGCGGTGGCGGGGGGCTGGGCGCTTACGCCGGCGACCTGGCGGAGGCGGAGGGCCTGGAGGTTCCACTCCTCCACGCGGACACCGAGCGGCGCCTGCGCGAGATACTCGTCTACCCCGGGTCCTCGGTGGGCAATCCCCTGGACATCGGCACCCCCCTAACCCACCTACCCGTCTTCGAGGCCGCCATGCGCGAGGCGGCGCTAAATCCCACCACCGACGTCCTGGTCTTCGACCTGGCCCTGAATTTCGCCCACGGGCTGTTCGGGGACACGGGATTGGAGGAAGCGGCGGAGATACTGGTCAGGGTGAGACGGGAAACGGGCAAGCCGGTGATCCTGGTCCTCTATTCGCGGGCCCTGGGCCCCCGGGACATGGCCCTGGAGGAGCTCTCCCGCCGCCTGAGGGACAGGCTCCTCTCCCGGGGTGTGCTGGTATATCCTTCCACGGCCCGGGCCATGCGCGCCCTCTCCCTGGTCAACGACTGA